The following proteins come from a genomic window of Gadus morhua chromosome 11, gadMor3.0, whole genome shotgun sequence:
- the rusc1 gene encoding RUN and SH3 domain-containing protein 1 isoform X1, whose amino-acid sequence MLTYSSTPTAASGPLCPGSSAKHRPSHGSSSDGSRHAARASKELPPLPGLYLYHPKSCPLHRGAPPRLSPIGAISPPHRPGALPPGLDASGLSSPLCPHSHTLPALAAPLYYPYLYPPIPPRTATPPPRAPPPSTAPPRPPKRQQAPPKPRASTVHSVSFAASTQSDCSSWMGEDVKIPVRGFGLPSVLLQEKKALVSAVSVAVEAILAQFSSSRTVVQKALSGDSSVNPTLGRLVLQCLCPALHGLLSDGLKPHQCDVIAGRRPNSAWGLVQASTKPGLNTQTMFNLQVRVGELPQLKQSKQRFNAFLFGLLNTKLLDFWLSHLQSCNDVLETFYQPSSFMRLSSMAGQTLYEELLLLLQPLSLLTFNLDLLFQHHHLEPANHSPQLSSLPAQDAGGFRLSPQGILSKGDRASSSSSSSNHLESLSKLDLGGSEHKEATSETSSSSVASSDDQGSGMPPHREAPPLKNPVSVKRTSPQLLWVQEKEIRDLPPPAIDDGSLTQQAGQVIQDSWEAVMRLGGRLSRNLSEMSLPVGQIQGKEGTELYSQTGSDFPRVDSTNNVPWGLGRLFGATKGARSPVGPPTHTRRPSQWLGPGVTALTRMVSSSSLPTLKRAPEPQTEREPEKAKEVETQNIMEKPRPLRSVRTLCDHSGTGSELSFQKGEELVVLEGVDQDWIRCRQGEQEGLVPIGYTSLIM is encoded by the exons ATGTTGACGTACTCCAGCACGCCAACGGCAGCCAGCGGGCCCCTGTGCCCCGGCAGCTCGGCCAAACACAGACCTTCACACGGCTCCTCCTCGGACGGCAGCAGACACGCAGCAAGGGCCTCAAAGGAGCTCCCTCCGCTCCCCGGCCTCTACCTGTACCACCCTAAGAGCTGCCCTCTGCACAGGGGGGCCCCGCCGCGCCTCTCCCCCATCGgagccatctcccctccccatcGCCCTGGAGCTCTGCCTCCGGGGCTGGATGCCTCAGGCCTCAGCTCCCCGCTCTGTCCCCACTCGCACACCCTGCCTGCCCTCGCCGCTCCCCTCTACTACCCTTACCTGTACCCTCCAATACCGCCCCGCACagccaccccgcccccccgcgcTCCCCCGCCCAGCAcagcccctccccgcccccctaaACGCCAACAGGCTCCCCCGAAGCCAAGAGCGTCCA CGGTCCACAGTGTCTCCTTCGCTGCCTCTACCCAGAGTGACTGCTCCTCTTGGATGGGGGAAGATGTCAAGATCCCGGTGAGAGGTTTTGGCCTTCCTTCCGTCTTACTGCAGGAGAAGAAAG CTCTTGTCAGTGCGGTGAGCGTGGCAGTGGAAGCCATCTTGGCCCAGTTCAGCTCCTCTAGGACTGTGGTTCAGAAG gctctcTCGGGAGACAGCAGTGTCAACCCAACCCTCGGCCGTCTGGTGCTGCAGTGCCTCTGCCCGGCCTTGCACGGCCTTCTGTCGGATGGCCTCAAGCCCCATCAATGTGATGTGATTGCAGGCAGGAGGCCAAACTCAGCCTGGGGATTGGTCCAGGCCTCAACAAAGCCAG GCCTCAACACCCAGACCATGTTCAACCTCCAGGTCAGAGTCGGAGAGCTTCCCCAGCTGAAACAGAGCAAACAGCGATTCAACGCCTTCCTCTTCGGCCTGCTGAA TACCAAGCTTCTTGATTTCTGGCTGTCTCACCTCCAGTCTTGCAACG ATGTGCTGGAGACGTTCTACCAGCCCTCCTCCTTCATGCGGCTGTCCTCCATGGCGGGCCAGACGCTGTACGAagagctgctcctgctgctgcagccgctcAGCCTCCTGACCTTCAACCTCGACCTTCTCTTCCAGCATCACCACTTGGAGCCGGCCAACCACAGCCCTCAGCTCTCCAGCCTGCCCGCTCAGGATGCGGGGGGCTTCAGGCTCTCCCCCCAGGGGATCCTGTCCAAGGGGGACCgggccagcagcagctccagcagcagcaatcATCTTGAGAGCTTGTCCAAGCTTGACTTGGGAGGTTCGGAGCACAAGGAAGCCACTAGTGAAACCAGCTCCTCATCCGTGGCCAGTTCAGATGATCAAGGATCAGGGATGCCCCCCCATAGGGAGGCGCCGCCCTTGAAGAACCCAGTGAGTGTCAAGCGCACCAGCCCACAGCTCCTGTGGgtgcaggagaaggagatcaGAGATCTGCCCCCGCCTGCCATCGACGACGGCAGCCTCACTCAGCAGGCCGGACAG GTGATCCAGGACAGCTGGGAGGCGGTCATGCGCCTGGGAGGGCGCCTGAGTCGCAACCTGTCTGAGATGAGTCTCCCCGTGGGCCAGATCCAGGGGAAGGAAGGCACAGAGCTCTACtcccagacaggaagtgactTCCCTCGGGTGGACAGCACTAACAACGTCCCCTGGGGGCTGGGCCGTCTTTTCGGAGCCACCAAAGGTGCCAGGAGCCCCGTGGGTCCCCCGACACACACCAG GCGTCCCTCTCAGTGGTTGGGCCCCGGGGTCACTGCACTGACACGCATGGTGAGCAGCAGTTCCCTGCCAACACTGAAGAGGGCGCCGGAGCCTCAGAcggagagagaaccagagaaggCCAAAGAGGTGGAGACACAGAACATAATGGAGAAACCCCGGCCACTCAG GTCAGTGCGAACGCTGTGCGACCACTCAGGGACGGGGTCCGAGCTCAGCttccagaagggggaggagctggtggtgctggagggcgTGGACCAGGACTGGATTCGCTGTCGTCAGGGAGAACAAGAGGGGCTGGTACCGATTGGCTACACCTCACTTATAATGTGA
- the fdps gene encoding LOW QUALITY PROTEIN: farnesyl pyrophosphate synthase (The sequence of the model RefSeq protein was modified relative to this genomic sequence to represent the inferred CDS: inserted 1 base in 1 codon; deleted 1 base in 1 codon): MDKGTSNGTQSKKALLSDPQLFDTQFDELVTELTERDIADPALTDALNRLREVLLYNAPGGKXERGLSVIGSLRELVPPTKLTQDAVQRALLVGWCIELLQAFFLVADDIMDASVTRRGQPCWYKKEGVGLEAINDSFLLEAAIYRLLRRHCREQPYYLHLLELFMETSFQTELGQALDLMTAPPGQINLSRFTMERYKAIVKYKTAFYSFYLPVAAAMYMAGINSEVEHNNAKHILLEMGEFFQIQDDYLDCYGDPAVTGKIGTDIQDNKCSWLVVTALRGMTPEQRAELEACYARHDEASVQRVKALYSTLQMEDLYHRHEEDSYRRLQELIARHAQNLPHSVFLNFAKKIYKRNK; encoded by the exons ATG GATAAAGGCACTAGTAACGGGACGCAGAGTAAGAAGGCGCTGCTGTCGGACCCCCAGCTCTTTGACACCCAGTTTGATGAGCTGGTGACAGAGCTTACTGAGAGGGACATCGCTGACCCCGCACTCACCGATGCACTCAACAGGTTAAGAGAG GTTTTGCTGTACAATGCTCCAGGAGGAA AAGAACGAGGgctgtctgtgattggttcatTACGTGAGCTTGTCCCGCCCACTAAGCTGACCCAGGATGCAGTCCAGCGGGCATTGCTGGTTGGCTGGTGCATTGAACTT CTTCAGGCTTTTTTCCTGGTGGCTGATGATATCATGGATGCCTCTGTGACACGGAGGGGACAGCCTTGCTGGTACAAGAAG GAGGGAGTAGGTCTGGAGGCCATCAATGACTCATTCCTCTTGGAAGCGGCCATCTACAGACTTCTGCGGAGACACTGCAGAGAGCAGCCCTACTATCTGCACCTGCTTGAGCTTTTCATGGAG ACATCCTTCCAGACGGAGCTGGGCCAAGCTCTGGACCTCATGACGGCCCCCCCTGGTCAGATCAACCTCAGCAGGTTCACcatggagag GTACAAGGCTATTGTAAAGTACAAGACCGCTTTTTACTCATTTTACCTCCCAGTGGCAGCAGCTATGTACATG GCTGGAATCAACAGTGAAGTGGAACACAATAACGCAAAGCACATCTTGTTAGAAATGGGAGAATTCTTTCAGATACAG GACGACTATCTGGACTGTTATGGCGACCCCGCTGTCACAGGGAAGATCGGCACAGACATCCAAGACAACAAGTGCAGCTGGTTAGTCGTCACCGCCCTCCGGGGT ATGACCCCGGAGCAGAGGGCTGAGTTGGAG GCTTGTTATGCACGCCACGACGAGGCAAGTGTGCAAAGGGTCAAGGCTCTGTACAGCACGCTGCAGATGGAAGATCTGTACCACCGTCATGAGGAGGACAGCTACCGACGGCTGCAGGAGCTCATTGCACGCCACGCAcagaatctcccacattcagtGTTCCTCAATTTTGCCAAGAAAATCTACAAAAGAAACAAATAA
- the rusc1 gene encoding RUN and SH3 domain-containing protein 1 isoform X2, whose translation MQPPPALTSMDALKEMLQRADEEGRQAELCATQKMGCSASDGNLWTSGEEREKQREGLRGAEKSAKEPETEVEVRGRADGGRTLESRTAPVHSVSFAASTQSDCSSWMGEDVKIPVRGFGLPSVLLQEKKALVSAVSVAVEAILAQFSSSRTVVQKALSGDSSVNPTLGRLVLQCLCPALHGLLSDGLKPHQCDVIAGRRPNSAWGLVQASTKPGLNTQTMFNLQVRVGELPQLKQSKQRFNAFLFGLLNTKLLDFWLSHLQSCNDVLETFYQPSSFMRLSSMAGQTLYEELLLLLQPLSLLTFNLDLLFQHHHLEPANHSPQLSSLPAQDAGGFRLSPQGILSKGDRASSSSSSSNHLESLSKLDLGGSEHKEATSETSSSSVASSDDQGSGMPPHREAPPLKNPVSVKRTSPQLLWVQEKEIRDLPPPAIDDGSLTQQAGQVIQDSWEAVMRLGGRLSRNLSEMSLPVGQIQGKEGTELYSQTGSDFPRVDSTNNVPWGLGRLFGATKGARSPVGPPTHTRRPSQWLGPGVTALTRMVSSSSLPTLKRAPEPQTEREPEKAKEVETQNIMEKPRPLRSVRTLCDHSGTGSELSFQKGEELVVLEGVDQDWIRCRQGEQEGLVPIGYTSLIM comes from the exons ATGCAGCCCCCGCCGGCGCTCACATCCATGGACGCACTGAAGGAGATGCTGCAGAGGGCCGATGAGGAGGGCAGGCAAGCGGAGCTCTGTGCCACGCAGAAGATGGGCTGCTCGGCGAGCGACGGCAACCTGTGGACCAGcggcgaggagagggagaagcagagggaggggctgaggggtgCGGAGAAGAGCGCCAAGGAGCCGGAGAccgaggtggaggtgaggggaagAGCTGACGGAGGGAGGACTTTGGAATCCAGAACTGCAC CGGTCCACAGTGTCTCCTTCGCTGCCTCTACCCAGAGTGACTGCTCCTCTTGGATGGGGGAAGATGTCAAGATCCCGGTGAGAGGTTTTGGCCTTCCTTCCGTCTTACTGCAGGAGAAGAAAG CTCTTGTCAGTGCGGTGAGCGTGGCAGTGGAAGCCATCTTGGCCCAGTTCAGCTCCTCTAGGACTGTGGTTCAGAAG gctctcTCGGGAGACAGCAGTGTCAACCCAACCCTCGGCCGTCTGGTGCTGCAGTGCCTCTGCCCGGCCTTGCACGGCCTTCTGTCGGATGGCCTCAAGCCCCATCAATGTGATGTGATTGCAGGCAGGAGGCCAAACTCAGCCTGGGGATTGGTCCAGGCCTCAACAAAGCCAG GCCTCAACACCCAGACCATGTTCAACCTCCAGGTCAGAGTCGGAGAGCTTCCCCAGCTGAAACAGAGCAAACAGCGATTCAACGCCTTCCTCTTCGGCCTGCTGAA TACCAAGCTTCTTGATTTCTGGCTGTCTCACCTCCAGTCTTGCAACG ATGTGCTGGAGACGTTCTACCAGCCCTCCTCCTTCATGCGGCTGTCCTCCATGGCGGGCCAGACGCTGTACGAagagctgctcctgctgctgcagccgctcAGCCTCCTGACCTTCAACCTCGACCTTCTCTTCCAGCATCACCACTTGGAGCCGGCCAACCACAGCCCTCAGCTCTCCAGCCTGCCCGCTCAGGATGCGGGGGGCTTCAGGCTCTCCCCCCAGGGGATCCTGTCCAAGGGGGACCgggccagcagcagctccagcagcagcaatcATCTTGAGAGCTTGTCCAAGCTTGACTTGGGAGGTTCGGAGCACAAGGAAGCCACTAGTGAAACCAGCTCCTCATCCGTGGCCAGTTCAGATGATCAAGGATCAGGGATGCCCCCCCATAGGGAGGCGCCGCCCTTGAAGAACCCAGTGAGTGTCAAGCGCACCAGCCCACAGCTCCTGTGGgtgcaggagaaggagatcaGAGATCTGCCCCCGCCTGCCATCGACGACGGCAGCCTCACTCAGCAGGCCGGACAG GTGATCCAGGACAGCTGGGAGGCGGTCATGCGCCTGGGAGGGCGCCTGAGTCGCAACCTGTCTGAGATGAGTCTCCCCGTGGGCCAGATCCAGGGGAAGGAAGGCACAGAGCTCTACtcccagacaggaagtgactTCCCTCGGGTGGACAGCACTAACAACGTCCCCTGGGGGCTGGGCCGTCTTTTCGGAGCCACCAAAGGTGCCAGGAGCCCCGTGGGTCCCCCGACACACACCAG GCGTCCCTCTCAGTGGTTGGGCCCCGGGGTCACTGCACTGACACGCATGGTGAGCAGCAGTTCCCTGCCAACACTGAAGAGGGCGCCGGAGCCTCAGAcggagagagaaccagagaaggCCAAAGAGGTGGAGACACAGAACATAATGGAGAAACCCCGGCCACTCAG GTCAGTGCGAACGCTGTGCGACCACTCAGGGACGGGGTCCGAGCTCAGCttccagaagggggaggagctggtggtgctggagggcgTGGACCAGGACTGGATTCGCTGTCGTCAGGGAGAACAAGAGGGGCTGGTACCGATTGGCTACACCTCACTTATAATGTGA
- the rusc1 gene encoding RUN and SH3 domain-containing protein 1 isoform X3, which yields MGEDVKIPVRGFGLPSVLLQEKKALVSAVSVAVEAILAQFSSSRTVVQKALSGDSSVNPTLGRLVLQCLCPALHGLLSDGLKPHQCDVIAGRRPNSAWGLVQASTKPGLNTQTMFNLQVRVGELPQLKQSKQRFNAFLFGLLNTKLLDFWLSHLQSCNDVLETFYQPSSFMRLSSMAGQTLYEELLLLLQPLSLLTFNLDLLFQHHHLEPANHSPQLSSLPAQDAGGFRLSPQGILSKGDRASSSSSSSNHLESLSKLDLGGSEHKEATSETSSSSVASSDDQGSGMPPHREAPPLKNPVSVKRTSPQLLWVQEKEIRDLPPPAIDDGSLTQQAGQVIQDSWEAVMRLGGRLSRNLSEMSLPVGQIQGKEGTELYSQTGSDFPRVDSTNNVPWGLGRLFGATKGARSPVGPPTHTRRPSQWLGPGVTALTRMVSSSSLPTLKRAPEPQTEREPEKAKEVETQNIMEKPRPLRSVRTLCDHSGTGSELSFQKGEELVVLEGVDQDWIRCRQGEQEGLVPIGYTSLIM from the exons ATGGGGGAAGATGTCAAGATCCCGGTGAGAGGTTTTGGCCTTCCTTCCGTCTTACTGCAGGAGAAGAAAG CTCTTGTCAGTGCGGTGAGCGTGGCAGTGGAAGCCATCTTGGCCCAGTTCAGCTCCTCTAGGACTGTGGTTCAGAAG gctctcTCGGGAGACAGCAGTGTCAACCCAACCCTCGGCCGTCTGGTGCTGCAGTGCCTCTGCCCGGCCTTGCACGGCCTTCTGTCGGATGGCCTCAAGCCCCATCAATGTGATGTGATTGCAGGCAGGAGGCCAAACTCAGCCTGGGGATTGGTCCAGGCCTCAACAAAGCCAG GCCTCAACACCCAGACCATGTTCAACCTCCAGGTCAGAGTCGGAGAGCTTCCCCAGCTGAAACAGAGCAAACAGCGATTCAACGCCTTCCTCTTCGGCCTGCTGAA TACCAAGCTTCTTGATTTCTGGCTGTCTCACCTCCAGTCTTGCAACG ATGTGCTGGAGACGTTCTACCAGCCCTCCTCCTTCATGCGGCTGTCCTCCATGGCGGGCCAGACGCTGTACGAagagctgctcctgctgctgcagccgctcAGCCTCCTGACCTTCAACCTCGACCTTCTCTTCCAGCATCACCACTTGGAGCCGGCCAACCACAGCCCTCAGCTCTCCAGCCTGCCCGCTCAGGATGCGGGGGGCTTCAGGCTCTCCCCCCAGGGGATCCTGTCCAAGGGGGACCgggccagcagcagctccagcagcagcaatcATCTTGAGAGCTTGTCCAAGCTTGACTTGGGAGGTTCGGAGCACAAGGAAGCCACTAGTGAAACCAGCTCCTCATCCGTGGCCAGTTCAGATGATCAAGGATCAGGGATGCCCCCCCATAGGGAGGCGCCGCCCTTGAAGAACCCAGTGAGTGTCAAGCGCACCAGCCCACAGCTCCTGTGGgtgcaggagaaggagatcaGAGATCTGCCCCCGCCTGCCATCGACGACGGCAGCCTCACTCAGCAGGCCGGACAG GTGATCCAGGACAGCTGGGAGGCGGTCATGCGCCTGGGAGGGCGCCTGAGTCGCAACCTGTCTGAGATGAGTCTCCCCGTGGGCCAGATCCAGGGGAAGGAAGGCACAGAGCTCTACtcccagacaggaagtgactTCCCTCGGGTGGACAGCACTAACAACGTCCCCTGGGGGCTGGGCCGTCTTTTCGGAGCCACCAAAGGTGCCAGGAGCCCCGTGGGTCCCCCGACACACACCAG GCGTCCCTCTCAGTGGTTGGGCCCCGGGGTCACTGCACTGACACGCATGGTGAGCAGCAGTTCCCTGCCAACACTGAAGAGGGCGCCGGAGCCTCAGAcggagagagaaccagagaaggCCAAAGAGGTGGAGACACAGAACATAATGGAGAAACCCCGGCCACTCAG GTCAGTGCGAACGCTGTGCGACCACTCAGGGACGGGGTCCGAGCTCAGCttccagaagggggaggagctggtggtgctggagggcgTGGACCAGGACTGGATTCGCTGTCGTCAGGGAGAACAAGAGGGGCTGGTACCGATTGGCTACACCTCACTTATAATGTGA